A segment of the Flavobacterium azooxidireducens genome:
CTTTCAATACGGGTGACGATTGTATTGCCATTAAAGCAGGACGAGATCACGAAGGTCGAAAAGTAGGTATTATGAGTGAAAATATTGTCGTTAGAAGTTGTAAAATGATAGATGGTCACGGAGGAGTGGTGATTGGAAGTGAAATGTCTGCCGGAGTAAAAAATGTTTTTGTAGAAGATTGCTTTATGGATAGTCCGCAACTTGACAGAGCTATTCGATTAAAAACCAATACCAAAAGAGGAGGAACGGTCGATGGTGTTTATGTTAGAAACATTAAAGTGGGTAAAGTAAAACAAGCTGTTTTGCACATTACGATGAATTATTCGGTTTATGCTGGTCAGAAGGACGGCAATTTTATTCCAAAAATTAAAAATATTCTTTTAGAAAACATCACAGTAGAAAACGCAGGAAAGTATGCCATTTTTGCAGATGGACTTGAAAATTCTCCCATAGAAAACATCACCTTCAAAAACGTAAAAATTGATACTGTAAAAGAGAATTTTTCATTGAAGCACGTAAAAAATCTAAAATTAATCGATACCTATATAAATAACAAAAAAGTAAACCTAACAAGCAATTAAGAAAACAAACAAACCTAAAATTGACCACGCAGATTATGAAAGCAAAATTATTAGTACTAAATAGGTTACGATACACTCTAACACTATTTATTTTTATTTCCGTATTCGGACTGCAAGAAACTTATGCTCAAAACTCCGTCTCAATATCGGGTAAAGTAATTGATGCAGCCGATAAATTGGAAATTCCCGGAGTTAACATTATAGAAAGAGGAACATCAAATGGTACTTCAACCGATTTTGATGGAGCTTTTAAATTTAATGTTAAATCCAGCAACGCAACACTTGTAGTCAGTTTTATTGGCTATAAAACGCAAACGATTGAGTTAAAAGGGAGAACTTCAATCAACATTGAATTGGCACTTGACCAAGAAGCTCTTGAAGAGGTTGTTTTAGTTGGATATGGTTCGGTTAAAAAATCTGATTTAACGGGAGCTGTATCAACAATGAGTGGAGCTGATTTAAAAAAGCAACCTATCTCTAACATTTCTGAAGCTTTAACCGGTCGTATGGCTGGTGTTAGAGTTACCTCTGCAGAAGGTTCTCCGGATGCCGAAATTAATATTCGTGTGAGAGGTGGTGGTTCATTAACGCAAGACAGTTCTCCATTAATTATAGTGGATGGTTTTCCGGTTAATAGTATGAATGATATTTCATCATCTGATGTTGAAAATATCACCGTGTTAAAAGACGCTTCTTCTACAGCTATCTATGGAGCACGTGGAGCCAACGGTGTAATTTTAGTTACAACAAAAAGTGGTAAAGCTGGAGAGAAAGTGAGTGTTACCTATGATATGTTTACAGGAGTTAAAAAAATCGCAAAAACATTAGATGTACTTAGCCCGGCAGATTACACTAAATGGCAATATGAATATGCTTCGCTTAGAGGTAATTTAACTTCGTATGAAGACTTTTTTGGAACTTATGGTGAAATTGGTCAATATGAAAATGTTCAAGGTACAGACTGGCAAAGAGAAATTTACGGTCGCACCGGTTTGGTACAAAGTCATAGTTTAGGAATTCGCGGTGGTTCAGACTTGTTGAGTTATAATTTTAATTATACTCGTTTTGAAGAAGAAGCAATTATGATTGGTTCTACATTCAAAAGAAATAATTTATCACTTAATTTAAAAAGCAAAATCAGTGAGAAATTACAAGTAAATTTCGGTATTCGTTATTCTGATACTGAGATTGAAGGAGGTGGAGCAAATGACAGAAGTGAGTTTTCCTCAACGGATTCGAGATTAAAACATAGTATAGGTTATGCTCCAATTCCAATTCCCGGTTTGGTTGATGATGAAACAGACGAAGCTGCTGCAGGATATTTAATAAATCCATTTCGAGTTGCAGAAGACAATGATAGGTTACAAAAGAGAAAGAATTTTAATATGACAGGTGGTGTTACATGGAAAGTAACAAAAGATCTTCAATTTAAATCTGATTTTGGATTAGATAATTATAGATATGACGATTTTCGATTTTATGGACTAACAACTTACTACATTAGAAATCAGCCAGCACCGGAAAATCAAGGAGCACCTGCAATGATATTTAGTAATCGTGAAGAAAATAGATTTAGAAATGCCAATACTTTAAATTTTGATTTCAAAAGACACTTAGGAGAAAATCATCAATTAAAAATACTTCTTGGTCAAGAAACATTAATCTATAAATCTAATATTTTAACGCACATAATGCATCGTTATCCTTTAGATTTTACATTTCAAAACGCAATGAATTTAACTA
Coding sequences within it:
- a CDS encoding SusC/RagA family TonB-linked outer membrane protein, whose product is MKAKLLVLNRLRYTLTLFIFISVFGLQETYAQNSVSISGKVIDAADKLEIPGVNIIERGTSNGTSTDFDGAFKFNVKSSNATLVVSFIGYKTQTIELKGRTSINIELALDQEALEEVVLVGYGSVKKSDLTGAVSTMSGADLKKQPISNISEALTGRMAGVRVTSAEGSPDAEINIRVRGGGSLTQDSSPLIIVDGFPVNSMNDISSSDVENITVLKDASSTAIYGARGANGVILVTTKSGKAGEKVSVTYDMFTGVKKIAKTLDVLSPADYTKWQYEYASLRGNLTSYEDFFGTYGEIGQYENVQGTDWQREIYGRTGLVQSHSLGIRGGSDLLSYNFNYTRFEEEAIMIGSTFKRNNLSLNLKSKISEKLQVNFGIRYSDTEIEGGGANDRSEFSSTDSRLKHSIGYAPIPIPGLVDDETDEAAAGYLINPFRVAEDNDRLQKRKNFNMTGGVTWKVTKDLQFKSDFGLDNYRYDDFRFYGLTTYYIRNQPAPENQGAPAMIFSNREENRFRNANTLNFDFKRHLGENHQLKILLGQETLIYKSNILTHIMHRYPLDFTFQNAMNLTTIAIPQSVNNFNNPDDKLLSFFGRVNYDIKNRYLLTATFRADGSSIFLNDNVWGYFPSAAAAWKISEENFLKDVSWLDLLKIRASYGESGNNNIPTGQTIQNYLNSNIGATWINDIDNFWAASKILANPDLKWETTITQNLGLDYEIFKGRVSGSFEYYNNITKDLLNRFNVAGTGYDFQYRNLGEVENKGFEANLNVAAVRKENYGLNVSFNIGFNKNKINSLGMENYQVDTQWNSGVGNDFAVWVGQPIGAIYGYQNDGRYEVSDFNYENGVYTLKEGVANASSILGSPVRPGMLKLKDTNGDDVINADDRSIIGDVNPKHTGGITLNANIHNFDISAAFNWSYGNDVYNATKIEHTSATTNNPNGQYRNLTSEMADGVRWTNLNPTTGELVTDPTELAALNQNTSMWSPYMGNFLVTDWAVEDGSFLRLNTLTLGYTLPQTLVEKIGISRLRLYGTATNVFVLTNYSGLDPEVSTRRQTPLTPGVDYSPYPRSRQFVFGLNVNF